The genome window GGCTCGACTGCCGGCACCAGTCCGGTCTCAATGATCGCGGTGACAGATCCGATCGTTCCGTGTCCACACATATTCAGATATTCTCCGGTATCCATAAAGATTACGCCGAAATCGGCTTCCGGGTGAATTGGGTCCGTGAGGAGCGCCCCGAACATATCGTGATGTCCACGTGGCTCGAACATCAGGGCACGGCGGTATTGATCATAGTTTTTGGCGAGAAAATTCTTCCGCTCGATCATCGTGTCCCCCTCCAGCTCAGGAAAGCCGGAGACGATGATGCGGGTAAACTCCCCTACCGTGTGCGTGTCGATGGCATGAAAAGCTGCCTCATATCGCTCTGTTTTTAATCTTGGATTGATTTCCATAATCCAAACCTCCTGACATGGTATCGTACGATGTGCTGCACCCGCATATCGTGCAGTGAATCCTGGCTGCCAAGCATACCTAAGTGAAGGTCTAGTGAACGTTCATCATGGTAGACTAAGTTCTAGTATGCGGTACAGCTTATGGGTTTATTATGACGGAAAAAGGGGGAAAAGTCAACGGATATTCAGGATTTCATTTTGCTCTTTTGGTTTCTATTAATAGAAGCATGATAGTTTCAGTGGTTCGAAATGCATGTGGTTGCAATATGAAAATATTCACCGTCTGGGACAGAATAAAGGTTGCGAAATGAAACTGAATGGAGTATAATACTACTTAAGAAAGGCAGAAAGCGGTGGTATTTTATGAAGAACAAATTTCATGAGAACTTAACGATTCTTAGAAAAGCAAGGAATTATACGCAGGCGCAGATTGCGGACAGATTGGACATTTCTCGTTCCACCTATGCGAATTATGAAGCGGGAAAACGCTCACCGGATTTGGATATGCTGGAGAAAATCAGCGTGGTGCTGGATGTTTCTATAGATGAACTTTTTGGAAGGCGCCCGAGGAAGATGTGGGATGTCATTTGCGAAGATCCGGCTCCTTACGGGACGGACACGGACTTGTCCATACGCAGAGCGTCTGCAGTTAAAAGAGCGATACTGGATGTCCCGGGGCGAAACAAAAGAAAAGGCCTGGCGATTGGTGAGCAGAGCTTTCGGAAGATGCGGGAGGCGGAGCTATTATACGGATAAGACTCGAATGATAGCAGAATTCCTGAAAAGTGACACTGTAGTGACTTTGATTACCCGTCCAAGAAGGTTTGGCAAGACACTGAATATGTCCATGCTGGCAGAGTTTTTGGATTGCACCAGGGATTCGGAGGAACTTTTTGCCGGAACCGAGATTATGAATCTGGGGTTTACAGAAGAGATGAACCGGCGTCCAGTGGTGTTTTTTTCATTTCATAATGTCAAAGGAAGGACGAAGGAACTTCTGCTTCGCAATCTATTCCAGGCCTTGTCCGTAGAGTATCAGCGTTATGAGACAATCTGGATGGATGAGCGGGTAAACGAGAAAGTGAGAAGAGAACTGGCGGATATTTATGAGGTATTGCAGGCTAACAGCGGAATTGACCGGGAAGTACAGGAAAAGATTGCGTATGCGATTCAGAAATTGAGCCAGGCTCTGTATGAATATTATGAGGAAGAGGTCTATATTCTGATTGATGAATATGACACTCCGTTTATCGAAGCACAGGTGAGTGGTTATTATTCGGAAATCCATGATATCCTGGCAATTCTGCTTGGCTCCGCTCTGAAAGGGAATCAAGCCATTAAAAAGGCGATGCTGACAGGCATTCAGAGGGTCGCAAAAGAAAATATTTTTTCGGGACTGAATAATCTGTCAGTCTGCACGGTGAAAGACCCAGAGTATTCAGATTGCTTTGGTTTCACGAAGGAGGAGACCGAAGAATTGCTTAACTATTATGGGCTCAACCTGACTGAGGAAGTGAAGGACATGTACGACGGCTACCGGTTTGATACGACAGAGGTATATAATCCCTGGTCCGTGATAAACTATGCGTCCCGAAAGCGACTGGAGCCATACTGGGTGAATACCAGTGAGAATAAGATGATTCGCGATGCGATGGACCAGTGCGGGCCGGAATTCAGGGAAGAATATGAGGAACTGATAAGAGAGGGGCGCGTGACGCCGACAGTGCAGATTGAGACCTCTTTTTATGAATACCAGAGCAGTGATTCTTTGTGGGGGCTTCTGATTAATGCGGGTATGGTCACGATTGAGGAAGTAATTGATATTGATATGTATACCCTTCGGATCCCTAACAGCGAAGTGGCCCGTGCCTTCCGCGGGCTGACCGCGCATCATCTGAATGTGCGGGAGAGCAGTCTGAATCATATGTTTTTAAGTCTCAGATTAGGGGATATGGAGCGTTTTGCGGGTCAGTATCGCAGAACTGTGTTGGAACTGCCATCCTATCATGATCTGAAGGACGAGAACAGTTACCATATGTTGATGCTTGGTATGTGTGCGTTCCTGTCAGGGGATTGTGAGATTAAGAGTAACCGTGAGAGTGGAAAAGGCAGAAGCGATATCATTCTGAGGTCGAAGAACGGGAAATATCCAAACGTGATCATGGAGTTCAAATACACAAAAGAGGAGAAGGAAGACCTGCATAGTCTTGCCATGGCTGCGATTCGGCAGGTGAAGGAGAAACAATACGACGCCGGAATGCAGGGGCCGGTGTGGTATATGGGACTTGCGCACTACGGCAAAGAGACAGAGGTCGTGTGGGAACAGGCGGATTTTCGGTAAAAAGGTATTGAAAAAACATATAAACTATGGTAAGGTAATTAGGTCGATAACATATAATATCTGGGGGTAGATGGGTAACTGGTGTGCCTCCTAGTCTTCAAAACTAGTGTGGGGCGTTAAGAGCGTCCTGGGTGGGTTCGATTCCCACATGCCCTCGCCAGAAAAGATCATGAAAGTGTTTTAATAGAGCGGCTGTCGTTTGAGAACGACAGCCGTTTTACTGATACAAAGCATACCGAAGCCAACGTCCGGCGGACATTCATCCTGGTTGTCAGGCATACCTGAAATAAGGTCCAGAGAATCTTATAAAGGATCAGTTTTCACTTCTTTG of Roseburia hominis contains these proteins:
- a CDS encoding helix-turn-helix transcriptional regulator, with product MKNKFHENLTILRKARNYTQAQIADRLDISRSTYANYEAGKRSPDLDMLEKISVVLDVSIDELFGRRPRKMWDVICEDPAPYGTDTDLSIRRASAVKRAILDVPGRNKRKGLAIGEQSFRKMREAELLYG
- a CDS encoding AAA family ATPase, whose protein sequence is MIAEFLKSDTVVTLITRPRRFGKTLNMSMLAEFLDCTRDSEELFAGTEIMNLGFTEEMNRRPVVFFSFHNVKGRTKELLLRNLFQALSVEYQRYETIWMDERVNEKVRRELADIYEVLQANSGIDREVQEKIAYAIQKLSQALYEYYEEEVYILIDEYDTPFIEAQVSGYYSEIHDILAILLGSALKGNQAIKKAMLTGIQRVAKENIFSGLNNLSVCTVKDPEYSDCFGFTKEETEELLNYYGLNLTEEVKDMYDGYRFDTTEVYNPWSVINYASRKRLEPYWVNTSENKMIRDAMDQCGPEFREEYEELIREGRVTPTVQIETSFYEYQSSDSLWGLLINAGMVTIEEVIDIDMYTLRIPNSEVARAFRGLTAHHLNVRESSLNHMFLSLRLGDMERFAGQYRRTVLELPSYHDLKDENSYHMLMLGMCAFLSGDCEIKSNRESGKGRSDIILRSKNGKYPNVIMEFKYTKEEKEDLHSLAMAAIRQVKEKQYDAGMQGPVWYMGLAHYGKETEVVWEQADFR